In Mycobacterium stomatepiae, the following are encoded in one genomic region:
- a CDS encoding alpha/beta hydrolase, with translation MKRLLAILASLVSLVFTANGYRPLSKGGYGSAFAFAYGAFASELPLQMIGVQVTAQAALSPRLPARTRRISWLFSAVSALGLLGLRRFGQQANEPLTAALDAGLGTDRRTESGDLWKRPAPGGATAKRPGAARMLRIYRDYTHDGDISYGEYGSRNYLDIWRRPDLDCNGRAPVLLQIPGGAWMVGNKRGQAHPLMSHLAELGWICVAINYRLSPRSTWPDQIVDVKRAIAWTKQHIAEYGGDPDWIAITGGSAGGHLTSLAALTANDPLFQPGFEEADTGVDVAVPFYGVYDFNATGTAVHPLMAAIVAKNVFKVSRTEIAEPFRAASPIEYVRPDAPPFFVLHGTNDSLVPVEQARSFVARLGEVSSQPVVYAELPWAQNAFDIFGSARAAHAAV, from the coding sequence GTGAAGCGACTGCTCGCGATTTTGGCATCCCTAGTGAGCCTCGTATTCACCGCCAACGGTTATCGGCCGTTGAGCAAGGGCGGATACGGCTCGGCATTCGCGTTCGCTTATGGCGCATTCGCCTCGGAGCTGCCGCTGCAGATGATCGGGGTTCAAGTCACGGCGCAGGCGGCGCTGTCTCCTCGGCTGCCCGCGCGGACGCGGCGGATCAGCTGGCTGTTCTCGGCGGTGTCGGCGCTGGGGCTGTTGGGGTTACGTCGTTTCGGGCAGCAGGCCAACGAGCCGCTGACGGCCGCGCTCGACGCCGGACTGGGAACCGACCGCCGAACCGAGTCGGGCGACTTGTGGAAACGTCCGGCGCCCGGCGGTGCCACCGCGAAAAGGCCCGGCGCGGCACGCATGTTGCGGATCTATCGTGACTACACACACGACGGCGACATCAGTTACGGGGAATACGGTTCGCGCAACTATCTCGACATCTGGCGACGGCCTGATCTCGACTGCAACGGGCGTGCGCCGGTGTTGCTGCAGATCCCCGGCGGCGCCTGGATGGTGGGAAACAAACGCGGACAAGCACATCCGCTGATGAGCCACTTGGCCGAACTGGGCTGGATTTGCGTGGCGATCAACTACCGGCTCAGCCCGCGTTCCACTTGGCCGGACCAGATCGTCGACGTCAAGCGCGCGATCGCGTGGACGAAGCAGCACATCGCCGAATACGGCGGCGACCCGGACTGGATTGCGATCACCGGAGGTTCGGCCGGCGGGCATCTGACGTCGCTGGCCGCGTTGACCGCCAACGATCCACTCTTTCAGCCGGGCTTCGAAGAAGCCGACACCGGTGTGGATGTGGCGGTGCCGTTTTACGGCGTGTACGACTTCAACGCGACCGGCACCGCGGTACATCCGTTGATGGCGGCGATAGTGGCCAAGAACGTGTTCAAGGTCAGTCGCACGGAGATCGCCGAACCGTTTCGCGCGGCGTCACCGATTGAGTACGTCCGCCCAGACGCCCCACCGTTTTTCGTGCTGCACGGCACCAACGACTCGTTGGTGCCGGTCGAGCAGGCCCGCAGCTTCGTGGCGCGGTTGGGTGAGGTCAGCAGCCAGCCCGTGGTCTATGCCGAGTTGCCTTGGGCGCAGAACGCGTTCGACATTTTCGGCTCGGCCCGCGCGGCGCACGCCGCGGTGTAG
- a CDS encoding GAP family protein: MWITLLVMAFAMSVEPFRIGMTVLMLNRPKPMLQLFAFLCGGFAMGMTVGMSVVFGLQRRLLSSPQLSLPKLQILIGGSALLVAVVLTAQVALRDKVGAFKRTPTDKSDLHEHHGLGRFSRRLLRGRSLWVAGVAGLGIALPSVDYLAALAAIVASGTAAMTQFSALLMFHVVAFALVEIPLLACLLAPDQTRAWMAALQIWIRSRRRVEVASLLAAAGCVLVFIGMRSL; encoded by the coding sequence ATGTGGATCACCCTTCTGGTCATGGCCTTCGCGATGAGCGTCGAGCCGTTCCGGATCGGCATGACGGTGTTGATGCTGAACCGACCCAAGCCGATGTTGCAGTTGTTCGCGTTCCTTTGCGGCGGCTTCGCGATGGGCATGACCGTGGGCATGTCCGTCGTATTCGGCCTGCAGCGCAGACTGCTGAGTTCTCCGCAGCTAAGTTTGCCGAAACTTCAGATTCTGATTGGCGGTTCGGCGCTGCTCGTGGCCGTCGTGCTGACGGCACAGGTCGCGCTGCGAGACAAGGTCGGCGCGTTCAAACGCACCCCCACCGACAAGTCGGACCTGCACGAGCATCACGGCCTGGGCCGGTTTTCCCGGCGGCTACTGCGCGGGCGTTCGCTGTGGGTGGCGGGGGTGGCCGGCCTCGGGATCGCCTTGCCGTCCGTCGACTATCTGGCGGCGCTGGCCGCGATCGTGGCTTCCGGCACCGCCGCCATGACGCAGTTCAGCGCGCTGCTGATGTTCCACGTAGTGGCGTTCGCACTCGTCGAGATCCCACTGCTGGCCTGTCTGCTGGCACCCGATCAAACACGTGCGTGGATGGCCGCGCTGCAAATCTGGATCCGGTCTCGCCGGCGCGTCGAGGTCGCCAGCCTGCTGGCCGCGGCCGGGTGCGTGCTGGTGTTCATCGGCATGCGCAGCCTCTAA